A region from the Aquimarina sp. ERC-38 genome encodes:
- a CDS encoding DMT family transporter produces the protein MPNARITSLLQLHFIVFIWGFTAILGELITITAIPLVWYRMSIATLFVFLYLRFKKYAFHLPLRLKGLTALGGIIIAFHWITFFHAIKISNISITLAVLSSGAFFTSLLEPLLYKRKLIGYEVIFGVLIICGVFLIFKAEPEQVEGIYFALSSAILSSLFALLNGKIATQAKPSVISFYELSFGALLVTLYMIFSTVQADVSFPVPAGMDWVYIMILSSVCTACAFIVAVKVMKHLSPFTVMLTTNLEPIYGILLALLIFGDNEKMTSLFYYGALLIIGTVILNGLLKLRKKTNVGSNAL, from the coding sequence ATGCCAAACGCTAGGATTACCAGTCTGCTACAATTACATTTTATTGTCTTCATCTGGGGATTTACTGCAATTTTGGGAGAGTTGATTACAATTACTGCTATTCCCCTGGTCTGGTATCGAATGTCTATTGCCACCCTTTTTGTATTTTTGTATTTACGTTTTAAAAAATATGCCTTTCATCTTCCACTCCGATTAAAAGGCTTAACCGCTTTGGGCGGAATCATCATTGCCTTTCACTGGATCACTTTTTTTCATGCGATTAAGATTTCTAATATTTCTATTACTCTGGCGGTATTATCTTCCGGTGCTTTTTTTACTTCACTTTTGGAGCCTTTGTTGTACAAAAGAAAATTAATTGGCTACGAAGTGATTTTTGGGGTTCTAATTATTTGCGGAGTTTTTCTGATTTTTAAAGCAGAACCCGAACAGGTAGAAGGTATTTATTTTGCACTGTCATCAGCCATACTATCTTCTCTTTTTGCTTTATTAAATGGTAAAATTGCAACTCAGGCTAAACCCAGTGTAATTTCATTCTATGAATTAAGTTTTGGGGCTTTACTAGTTACACTGTATATGATTTTTAGTACAGTACAGGCTGATGTTTCCTTTCCCGTTCCGGCAGGTATGGATTGGGTTTATATTATGATTCTATCATCCGTATGTACTGCCTGTGCCTTTATTGTGGCAGTCAAAGTAATGAAACATCTTAGCCCGTTTACTGTTATGCTAACGACTAACCTGGAACCCATCTACGGTATTTTGCTGGCTTTACTCATCTTCGGAGATAATGAAAAAATGACTTCTTTGTTTTAT